The proteins below come from a single Thalassomonas actiniarum genomic window:
- a CDS encoding non-ribosomal peptide synthetase: MSEVNVKDILIMLAGKGVSLAAKDNRLSVKGKLSQLNAGDKALLQAHKSEIIAFIQARQQSEQTSIPVRTQQENLPLSFAQQRLWFVDRLQGSSEEYNMPSAFEVEGDFNPDVAEQVLTEIIKRHQVLRTVYIDGDDDTVQVIRDDYDFSLGRFDLTSLDAQSQQNRLMALINEDMKQPFDLACDLMIRASFISLDNGKGVLLFNMHHIASDGWSMNVLVGEFIALYQAITSGLESPLAPLAIQYADYALWQRDYLKGDVLEQQLGYWDKQLADMPPVHTLTLDNPRPEIKGHSADRVSRQLSGDVAKQLQDIAGRYKLTPFMLLHSALALVLSRHSNSTDIVIGTPVANRMQSELEPLIGFFVNNLVLRLDTSHARLDDYLAHVRQVHFDAQNNQDVPFEQIVERLNIPRNSAYTPLFQIMLSTNNDFALGESSAGEAMDLNGARLSPLASDTISAKFDLEVAINISEQGVGLDWIYDSNLFNREHVEQLNEHLAILLTSMAQSKGLAETELASLEIMSEQESDYLLNVLNDTRQEYPQDKLIHELFEAQVAATPDNLALSFNGTELSYRELNERANRLAHYLRERGVQTEDFVGICLERSHEMLVAILAVLKAGGAYVPLDPAYPQARLEYMLADTGLKYVISQTALNTSLFDSDKIEVIELESWQQQSRHFSCENPPIAKDLDANSLAYVIYTSGSTGQPKGVLLEHRGAVNLGLSQSQSFAVKENSRVLQFASLNFDAATSEWLMAFVTGAALVVCDEQTRQSADTLQQVLLKENISHVTLPPALLALLDHHRDYALESLIVAGEACDPALVKIWACKCRMFNAYGPSEGTVCASIAELEPQGPVSIGRAMANVSLYVFDQAFRLTPKGCIGELYIGGDGVSRGYLNKAQLTQESFIQNPFSDKAEDRLYKTGDLVRYLANGDLDFIGRVDDQVKINGFRIELGEIENQLSSCQGLSSCLVTTREVQAGQKQLLAYITPNIKDITQEQQTSLIESLKQTLTASLPHYMVPAMFVVIYDWPVTANGKVDKKALPSPDAALLQGNYQAPQTELESKLVNIWAQLLNLEAHKISTGADFFALGGHSLLTIRLVAEIRKQLEVELAVKAVFDAGTIRAMAQLIEADARTPLRLQVLPVTRGQETMPLSFAQQRLWVIDQLQGGSAEYNMPAAFEVQGAFDIHAAEQALSAIIKRHQVLHTVYIEQDKETQQKILSDFSFAITRHDFTTLDQDVQQQELRQLIEQDVQQPFELSTDLMVRASYVALENSAGEKQARGALLFNMHHIAGDGWSMSVLIQEFVAAYQAITKGQVISLPELDIQYADYAHWQQQWSQGEQFASQLDYWQQQLAEVPPVHALVLDKARPEVSSHLGASVSGQLPADIAASLQALAGQYKLTPFMLLHAALSLVLSRHSNSKDIVIGTAVANRMQAELEPLIGFFVNTLVLRVDTGHQLLADYLGHVRQVHLDAQANQDVPFEQLVERLKVPRGTSYSPLFQIMMGTNTDYGLGDDSLAMADASLTPLSSEHISTKFDLDIDMVLDEQGVSLNWTYDTGLFSHKHVSQFNEHLINVLNAMAQLQQQGADAAGTKVAALAMLSEQESEQLLAPVNECRAGYPQDMLIHEIFEKRAANTPDKIALTLADEQLSYRQLNERANQLGHHLREQGVQAGTLVGLCFERSLEMVIGMLGILKAGGGYVPLDPGYPEARLNYMLDNSGIKHLVTQAHLSELLQLNGETRVVSLGGGQETAIDRQSKTNLATEHSSDNIAYMIYTSGSTGQPKGVMITHNNWAAYLEGIEQDYQLTSSDRVLQFSSISFDIFIEELSASLLCGGTLVLPPPGKLPSCQQYWQWLKEYQITLASLPTAYWHQLCVDEQLALDSRDTSLRLLITGGEAMSGSHLQQWQQQVAGEIRLLNTYGPTETTVIATICDVTRFQDDGRSVPIGKPLKHSQVLLLDPSLSLVPKGAVGEVYVTGAMVAAGYFNDQEKTDKHFIANPFSHDQDSILYRTGDLARYGKDGELEFVGRADNQVKIRGFRIEVEEIESQLALCEEVANSLILVREDEPGDKTLVAYVTLAEQAAALAAKEHEIIQQIMAQLQAKLPAYMLPSAVVVMEELPLTANGKLDKKALPVPDNSLMQGEYVAPQTETEIALTQIWGKLLKCDAEKISTRANFFALGGHSLLVIRMITAIKDHFDVESTVAKLFESQTIHNVATYIDNLLLAKTIDAGLDDAEVGEEGWL; encoded by the coding sequence CGGCAAAGGTGTCTTACTGTTTAATATGCATCATATCGCCTCCGACGGCTGGTCGATGAATGTCCTGGTCGGGGAATTTATTGCCTTGTATCAGGCGATCACTTCGGGCCTGGAAAGCCCGTTGGCACCGCTGGCTATTCAATATGCCGATTATGCCCTTTGGCAGCGCGACTACCTCAAAGGAGATGTGCTGGAGCAGCAGCTGGGCTACTGGGACAAACAATTGGCGGATATGCCGCCGGTGCACACCTTAACCCTGGATAATCCCAGACCCGAGATTAAGGGACATAGCGCCGATCGGGTGAGTCGCCAGTTATCCGGTGATGTCGCGAAACAGCTTCAGGATATTGCCGGCCGTTATAAGTTAACGCCTTTTATGCTGTTACATAGCGCATTGGCCCTGGTATTGTCCAGACACAGCAACAGCACGGATATCGTGATCGGTACCCCGGTAGCCAACCGGATGCAGTCGGAACTTGAGCCGCTGATCGGCTTTTTTGTCAACAACTTAGTGCTTAGGTTAGATACAAGCCATGCCCGTCTGGATGATTATTTGGCCCATGTACGTCAGGTACATTTTGACGCGCAAAACAACCAGGATGTGCCGTTTGAACAAATCGTCGAACGCTTGAATATCCCCCGCAACAGTGCCTATACGCCGTTATTCCAGATCATGTTATCCACCAATAACGATTTTGCCTTAGGGGAGAGCTCCGCCGGTGAGGCAATGGATCTAAACGGGGCGAGACTTTCTCCTTTAGCCAGCGATACCATCAGCGCAAAATTTGATCTGGAAGTGGCCATTAATATTTCCGAGCAGGGGGTAGGACTGGACTGGATTTACGATAGCAACTTGTTTAACCGCGAACATGTCGAGCAATTAAATGAACACCTGGCGATCCTGCTAACTTCAATGGCGCAGAGCAAGGGGCTGGCAGAGACCGAATTAGCTTCCCTTGAAATTATGTCCGAGCAGGAAAGTGACTACTTACTCAATGTGCTTAACGATACCCGCCAGGAATATCCGCAGGATAAACTGATCCATGAATTATTCGAAGCGCAGGTCGCGGCAACGCCGGATAATCTTGCGCTGAGTTTTAACGGCACCGAGCTGAGCTACCGCGAACTGAATGAAAGGGCCAATCGTCTCGCCCATTATCTGCGCGAGCGCGGCGTACAGACAGAAGATTTTGTCGGTATCTGCCTGGAGCGATCCCATGAAATGCTGGTGGCGATCTTAGCGGTACTTAAAGCCGGTGGTGCCTATGTGCCCCTGGATCCTGCCTACCCGCAGGCCCGGCTGGAGTATATGCTTGCCGATACCGGCCTTAAATATGTGATCAGCCAGACAGCATTAAACACCAGCCTTTTCGATAGCGATAAAATCGAGGTGATTGAGCTGGAGAGCTGGCAGCAGCAGTCCCGGCATTTCTCCTGTGAAAATCCCCCTATTGCCAAAGATCTTGATGCCAACAGCCTGGCTTATGTGATCTATACCTCAGGCTCTACCGGGCAACCCAAAGGGGTGCTGCTAGAGCACAGGGGCGCAGTGAATTTAGGTCTTAGCCAGAGCCAGAGTTTTGCTGTTAAAGAAAACAGCCGGGTATTGCAGTTTGCCTCGCTGAATTTTGATGCGGCAACGTCCGAGTGGCTGATGGCGTTTGTCACCGGGGCGGCGCTGGTGGTATGCGATGAGCAAACCCGGCAGTCGGCGGATACCTTACAGCAGGTGTTACTCAAAGAAAATATCAGTCATGTCACCCTGCCGCCGGCCTTGCTTGCATTGCTGGATCACCACCGGGATTATGCCCTTGAGAGTCTGATTGTCGCAGGCGAAGCCTGTGATCCCGCCCTGGTAAAAATCTGGGCGTGCAAATGCCGCATGTTTAATGCCTACGGTCCTTCCGAAGGCACGGTTTGTGCGAGTATTGCCGAGCTGGAGCCGCAAGGACCTGTGTCCATCGGGCGGGCGATGGCCAATGTCTCGCTTTATGTGTTTGATCAGGCCTTCAGGTTAACCCCCAAAGGCTGTATCGGCGAGCTTTATATCGGCGGCGACGGCGTTTCCCGCGGCTACCTGAATAAGGCGCAGTTAACGCAAGAGAGTTTTATTCAGAACCCGTTTTCCGACAAGGCGGAGGATCGCCTATATAAAACCGGCGATCTGGTGCGTTATTTGGCCAACGGCGATCTGGACTTTATCGGCCGGGTGGATGATCAGGTGAAGATCAACGGCTTCAGGATAGAGCTGGGAGAAATCGAAAACCAGTTATCAAGCTGTCAGGGCCTGAGCTCCTGTCTGGTGACCACCCGGGAAGTGCAGGCAGGACAAAAACAACTGCTGGCCTATATTACCCCGAACATCAAGGATATTACACAAGAGCAGCAAACCTCTCTGATCGAATCGTTAAAGCAGACATTAACCGCATCTCTGCCCCATTATATGGTACCGGCGATGTTTGTGGTTATCTATGACTGGCCGGTGACCGCCAACGGCAAGGTGGATAAAAAAGCCTTACCTTCACCGGATGCCGCTTTGTTGCAGGGCAATTACCAGGCACCGCAAACCGAGCTTGAAAGCAAGCTGGTGAATATCTGGGCACAGCTGTTAAACCTTGAGGCCCATAAAATCAGCACAGGGGCAGACTTTTTTGCCCTGGGGGGACATTCGCTGCTAACCATTCGCCTGGTGGCGGAGATCCGGAAACAGCTGGAGGTTGAACTGGCGGTAAAAGCCGTTTTTGACGCCGGTACTATCCGGGCGATGGCACAGCTGATTGAAGCGGATGCCCGGACGCCGTTAAGGCTCCAGGTGCTGCCGGTTACCCGGGGACAGGAGACCATGCCGTTATCTTTTGCCCAGCAAAGGTTATGGGTGATCGACCAGCTACAGGGGGGCAGTGCGGAATATAATATGCCTGCTGCCTTTGAAGTGCAGGGAGCCTTTGATATTCATGCCGCAGAGCAGGCCCTGAGCGCCATTATCAAACGTCACCAGGTGTTGCACACCGTTTATATTGAACAGGACAAGGAAACACAGCAAAAAATCCTGTCAGATTTTAGTTTTGCGATAACCCGGCATGATTTTACGACGCTTGATCAGGACGTGCAGCAGCAGGAGTTGCGCCAGTTAATTGAACAGGATGTGCAACAGCCCTTTGAGCTGTCGACAGACTTAATGGTGCGCGCCAGTTATGTTGCGCTGGAAAATAGTGCCGGTGAAAAACAGGCCAGGGGAGCCTTATTATTTAATATGCACCATATCGCCGGTGACGGCTGGTCGATGAGTGTGCTGATACAGGAATTTGTTGCTGCCTATCAGGCGATCACTAAGGGACAGGTTATCTCTTTGCCTGAGCTTGATATTCAATATGCCGATTATGCCCACTGGCAGCAGCAATGGTCGCAGGGAGAGCAGTTCGCGTCACAGCTTGATTACTGGCAGCAGCAGCTGGCGGAAGTACCGCCGGTACATGCTTTAGTGCTGGATAAAGCACGGCCCGAGGTATCTTCACACCTGGGAGCAAGTGTCAGCGGACAATTGCCGGCAGATATCGCCGCCTCGCTGCAGGCGCTGGCCGGACAATATAAGCTCACGCCTTTTATGCTGTTACACGCCGCGTTGAGCCTGGTGTTGTCCCGTCATAGCAATAGCAAGGATATTGTTATCGGTACCGCTGTGGCCAACAGGATGCAGGCGGAGCTTGAGCCTTTGATCGGCTTCTTTGTCAATACCCTGGTACTGAGGGTCGATACCGGCCATCAGCTGTTAGCGGACTATCTAGGTCATGTCCGCCAGGTACACTTAGATGCCCAGGCGAATCAGGATGTGCCGTTCGAACAACTGGTTGAACGGTTAAAAGTGCCCAGGGGCACTTCCTATAGCCCTTTGTTCCAAATCATGATGGGAACCAATACCGACTATGGTTTGGGGGATGACTCTCTGGCGATGGCAGATGCCAGCCTGACGCCGCTATCAAGCGAGCACATCAGCACTAAGTTTGATTTGGATATCGATATGGTGCTTGATGAGCAAGGGGTATCTTTAAACTGGACCTATGATACCGGCTTATTTAGCCATAAACATGTCAGCCAGTTCAACGAGCATTTGATCAATGTATTAAACGCCATGGCACAGCTGCAACAGCAGGGAGCAGATGCTGCCGGGACAAAAGTTGCCGCTTTGGCCATGTTATCCGAACAGGAAAGCGAGCAGCTGCTTGCCCCCGTGAATGAGTGCCGGGCGGGTTATCCGCAAGATATGCTGATTCATGAAATCTTTGAAAAGCGGGCGGCCAACACCCCGGATAAAATCGCATTAACCTTGGCGGATGAACAGCTCAGTTACCGACAGCTTAATGAAAGGGCCAACCAGCTCGGTCATCATTTAAGGGAGCAGGGGGTACAGGCGGGCACCTTAGTCGGGCTTTGCTTCGAGCGTTCGCTGGAAATGGTGATCGGCATGCTGGGGATATTAAAAGCCGGCGGCGGATACGTACCGCTGGACCCCGGTTATCCCGAAGCAAGGTTAAACTATATGCTGGATAATTCCGGGATAAAGCATCTGGTGACCCAGGCGCACTTATCTGAATTGTTGCAGCTAAACGGGGAAACCCGGGTAGTGAGCCTTGGCGGCGGGCAGGAGACGGCTATTGACCGTCAGTCAAAAACGAACCTGGCCACAGAGCACAGCAGCGATAATATTGCCTATATGATTTATACCTCGGGCTCCACCGGGCAGCCTAAAGGGGTGATGATAACCCATAACAACTGGGCTGCTTACCTGGAAGGGATCGAGCAGGATTATCAGTTGACCTCATCGGATCGGGTACTGCAATTTTCATCGATTTCATTCGATATTTTTATCGAAGAATTAAGCGCCTCACTCTTGTGCGGCGGAACCTTAGTGTTGCCGCCTCCGGGCAAGTTACCCAGCTGCCAGCAATACTGGCAATGGCTAAAAGAGTATCAGATCACGCTGGCATCATTACCCACCGCCTATTGGCACCAGTTATGTGTTGATGAACAACTGGCCCTCGATAGCCGGGATACATCACTGCGCCTGCTGATCACCGGCGGCGAGGCGATGTCGGGCAGTCACCTGCAGCAATGGCAACAGCAAGTGGCGGGGGAGATCAGGTTATTAAATACCTATGGACCGACGGAAACCACAGTGATCGCAACTATCTGTGATGTTACCCGTTTTCAGGATGACGGCCGCTCTGTGCCTATCGGCAAGCCCTTGAAACACAGTCAGGTGTTGTTGCTGGATCCGTCCCTGTCGCTGGTGCCTAAAGGGGCGGTCGGTGAAGTCTATGTTACAGGTGCTATGGTGGCGGCCGGTTATTTTAATGATCAGGAAAAAACCGACAAACACTTTATTGCCAATCCGTTTAGCCATGATCAGGACTCTATTTTGTACCGCACCGGCGATCTGGCGCGTTATGGCAAAGACGGCGAGCTGGAGTTTGTTGGCCGGGCAGATAACCAGGTCAAAATCCGCGGCTTCAGGATTGAAGTAGAAGAAATCGAATCTCAGCTTGCCTTATGCGAAGAGGTGGCCAATAGCCTGATACTGGTGAGGGAAGATGAGCCGGGAGATAAGACCCTGGTGGCCTATGTCACCCTGGCGGAGCAGGCGGCTGCTTTGGCTGCAAAAGAGCATGAAATCATCCAGCAGATCATGGCGCAACTGCAGGCGAAATTACCGGCTTATATGCTGCCTTCGGCTGTTGTTGTTATGGAGGAACTGCCGTTAACGGCAAACGGTAAGCTGGATAAAAAAGCCTTACCGGTGCCGGATAACAGCCTGATGCAGGGAGAATATGTCGCACCGCAAACGGAAACCGAAATAGCCCTGACGCAGATTTGGGGCAAGTTACTCAAATGTGACGCAGAAAAAATAAGCACCCGGGCAAACTTTTTTGCCTTAGGGGGACACTCTTTGCTGGTGATCAGAATGATCACCGCAATCAAAGATCATTTTGACGTTGAAAGTACCGTGGCAAAGTTATTCGAATCTCAGACGATTCATAATGTTGCAACTTATATTGATAATTTATTACTGGCAAAAACCATAGACGCAGGTCTGGACGATGCCGAAGTGGGGGAAGAAGGATGGCTATAA